Proteins encoded in a region of the Bubalus bubalis isolate 160015118507 breed Murrah chromosome 9, NDDB_SH_1, whole genome shotgun sequence genome:
- the MXD3 gene encoding max dimerization protein 3, whose translation MESVASNIQVLLQAAEFLERREREAEHGYASLCPHRSPGPVHRRRKRSPQAPGALDSGRSVHNELEKRRRAQLKRCLEQLKQQMPLGADCVRYTTLSLLRRARMHIQKLEEQEQRARQLKEKLRSKQQSLRRQLEQLRGLGTVGERERLRADSLDSSGLSSERSDSDQEELEVDVESLVFGGEAELLRGFSAGQEHSYSHSGSAWL comes from the exons ATGGAATCGGTGGCCAGCAACATCCAAGTCTTGCTGCAGGCGGCGGAGTTCCTGGAGCGCCGcgagagag AGGCCGAGCATGGCTATGCGTCCCTGTGCCCTCACCGGAGTCCAGGTCCAGTCCACAGGAGGAGGAAGCGGTCTCCCCAAGCTCCTGGCGCGCTGGACAGTGGGCG gtctgTGCACAACGAGCTGGAGAAGCGCAG GAGGGCCCAGCTGAAGCGGTGCCTGGAGCAGCTGAAGCAGCAGATGCCCCTGGGGGCTGACTGTGTCCGATACACCACACTGAGCCTTCTGCGCAGGGCCAGAATGCACATCCAG AAGCTGGAGGAGCAGGAGCAGCGGGCCCGGCAGCTCAAGGAGAAGCTGCGCAGCAAGCAGCAGAGCCTGCGGCGGCAGCTGGAGCAACTCCGGGGGCTGGGCACGGTGGGCGAGCGGGAGCGCCTGCGGGCGGACAGCCTGGACTCCTCGGGCCTCTCCTCCGAGCGCTCTGACTCAGACCAAG AGGAGCTGGAGGTGGACGTGGAGAGCCTGGTGTTCGGAGGTGAGGCTGAGCTGCTGCGGGGCTTCAGCGCAGGCCAGGAGCACAGCTACTCACACAGTGGCAGTGCCTGGTTATGA
- the PRELID1 gene encoding PRELI domain-containing protein 1, mitochondrial, with product MVKYFLGQSVLRSSWDQVFAAFWQRYPNPYSKHVLTEDIVHREVTSDQKLLSRRLLTKTNRMPRWAERLFPANVAHSVYILEDSIVDPQNQTMTTFTWNINHARLMVVEERCVYRVNSDNSGWTEIRREAWVSSSLFGVSRAVQEFGLARFKSNVTKTMKGFEYILAKLQGEAPPKTLVETAKEAKEKAKETALAATEKAKDLASKAATKKQQQQQQFV from the exons ATGGTGAAGTATTTCCTGGGCCAGAGCGTGCTCCGGAGTTCCTGGGACCAAGTGTTCGCTGCCTTCTGGCAGCGGTACCCGAATCCCTATAG CAAACATGTCTTGACGGAAGACATAGTGCACCGAGAGGTGACCTCTGACCAGAAGCTCCTGTCCCGACGACTCCTGACCAAGACGAACAGGATGCCCCGCTGGGCTGAGCGGCTGTTTCCTGCCAATGTTGCTCACTCAGTGTACATCCTGGAGGATTCTATTGTGGACCCACAAAACCAGACCATGACCACCTTCACCTGGAACATCAACCACGCCCGGCTGATG GTGGTGGAGGAACGATGTGTTTACCGTGTGAACTCTGATAACAGCGGCTGGACCGAAATCCGCCGGGAAGCCTGGGTCTCCTCTAGCTTATTTGGCGTCTCCAGAGCTGTCCAG GAATTTGGTCTCGCGCGGTTCAAAAGCAACGTGACCAAGACTATGAAGGGTTTTGAATACATCTTGGCCAAGCTGCAAG GTGAGGCCCCTCCCAAAACCCTCGTTGAAACAGCCAAGGAAGCCAAGGAGAAGGCCAAGGAGACGGCACTGGCAGCTACAGAGAAGGCCAAGGACCTTGCCAGCAAGGCAGCCaccaagaagcagcagcagcagcagcagttcgtGTAG
- the RAB24 gene encoding ras-related protein Rab-24 isoform X2: protein MSGQRVDVKVVMLGKEYVGKTSLVERYVHDRFLVGPYQNTIGAAFVAKVMSVGDRTVTLGIWDTAGSERYEAMSRIYYRGAKAAIVCYDLTDSSSFERAKFWVKELRNLEEGCQIYLCGTKSDLLEEDRRRRRVDFHDVQDYADNIKAQLFETSSKTGQSVDELFQKVAEDYVSVAAFQVMTATAGPATLALGSSAES from the exons ATGAGCGGGCAGCGCGTGGACGTCAAGGTGGTGATGTTGGGCAAGGAGTACGTGGGCAAGACGAGCCTGGTGGAGCGATACGTGCACGACCGCTTCCTGGTGGGGCCTTATCAGAAT ACCATTGGGGCCGCCTTCGTAGCCAAGGTGATGTCTGTCGGAGACCGGACGGTGACTTTGGGTATTTGG GACACAGCAGGCTCTGAGCGCTATGAGGCCATGAGCCGAATCTACTATCGGGGCGCCAAGGCTGCCATCGTCTGCTATG ACCTGACAGACAGCAGCAGCTTTGAACGGGCAAAGTTCTGGGTGAAGGAACTGCGCAACCTAGAGGAG GGCTGTCAGATCTACTTGTGCGGCACCAAGAGTGACCTGCTGGAGGAGGACAGGCGGCGGCGACGAGTGGACTTCCACGACGTTCAGGATTATGCAGACA ATATCAAAGCTCAGCTCTTTGAAACATCCAGCAAGACAGGCCAGAGTGTGG ACGAGCTCTTCCAGAAAGTGGCAGAGGATTACGTCAGTGTGGCCGCCTTCCAGGTGATGACAG
- the RAB24 gene encoding ras-related protein Rab-24 isoform X3, giving the protein MSGQRVDVKVVMLGKEYVGKTSLVERYVHDRFLVGPYQNTIGAAFVAKVMSVGDRTVTLGIWDTAGSERYEAMSRIYYRGAKAAIVCYDLTDSSSFERAKFWVKELRNLEEGCQIYLCGTKSDLLEEDRRRRRVDFHDVQDYADNIKAQLFETSSKTGQSVDELFQKVAEDYVSVAAFQVMTGEAARTNFLPATLFS; this is encoded by the exons ATGAGCGGGCAGCGCGTGGACGTCAAGGTGGTGATGTTGGGCAAGGAGTACGTGGGCAAGACGAGCCTGGTGGAGCGATACGTGCACGACCGCTTCCTGGTGGGGCCTTATCAGAAT ACCATTGGGGCCGCCTTCGTAGCCAAGGTGATGTCTGTCGGAGACCGGACGGTGACTTTGGGTATTTGG GACACAGCAGGCTCTGAGCGCTATGAGGCCATGAGCCGAATCTACTATCGGGGCGCCAAGGCTGCCATCGTCTGCTATG ACCTGACAGACAGCAGCAGCTTTGAACGGGCAAAGTTCTGGGTGAAGGAACTGCGCAACCTAGAGGAG GGCTGTCAGATCTACTTGTGCGGCACCAAGAGTGACCTGCTGGAGGAGGACAGGCGGCGGCGACGAGTGGACTTCCACGACGTTCAGGATTATGCAGACA ATATCAAAGCTCAGCTCTTTGAAACATCCAGCAAGACAGGCCAGAGTGTGG ACGAGCTCTTCCAGAAAGTGGCAGAGGATTACGTCAGTGTGGCCGCCTTCCAGGTGATGACAG
- the RAB24 gene encoding ras-related protein Rab-24 isoform X1, translated as MSGQRVDVKVVMLGKEYVGKTSLVERYVHDRFLVGPYQNTIGAAFVAKVMSVGDRTVTLGIWDTAGSERYEAMSRIYYRGAKAAIVCYDLTDSSSFERAKFWVKELRNLEEGCQIYLCGTKSDLLEEDRRRRRVDFHDVQDYADNIKAQLFETSSKTGQSVDELFQKVAEDYVSVAAFQVMTEDKGVDLGQKANPYFYSCCHH; from the exons ATGAGCGGGCAGCGCGTGGACGTCAAGGTGGTGATGTTGGGCAAGGAGTACGTGGGCAAGACGAGCCTGGTGGAGCGATACGTGCACGACCGCTTCCTGGTGGGGCCTTATCAGAAT ACCATTGGGGCCGCCTTCGTAGCCAAGGTGATGTCTGTCGGAGACCGGACGGTGACTTTGGGTATTTGG GACACAGCAGGCTCTGAGCGCTATGAGGCCATGAGCCGAATCTACTATCGGGGCGCCAAGGCTGCCATCGTCTGCTATG ACCTGACAGACAGCAGCAGCTTTGAACGGGCAAAGTTCTGGGTGAAGGAACTGCGCAACCTAGAGGAG GGCTGTCAGATCTACTTGTGCGGCACCAAGAGTGACCTGCTGGAGGAGGACAGGCGGCGGCGACGAGTGGACTTCCACGACGTTCAGGATTATGCAGACA ATATCAAAGCTCAGCTCTTTGAAACATCCAGCAAGACAGGCCAGAGTGTGG ACGAGCTCTTCCAGAAAGTGGCAGAGGATTACGTCAGTGTGGCCGCCTTCCAGGTGATGACAG AGGACAAGGGCGTGGACCTGGGCCAGAAGGCAAACCCCTACTTCTACAGCTGTTGTCATCACTGA